The Streptomyces sp. NBC_00775 genome includes the window CGCCCGTGGCCACTGCGGCGGGCGGTACCGACGATCGGGTTCGGACGCTCGGCGTGAGCTGAGGAAAAGCCCTACGGCTCTGTCAGTGCGGCGACGTACGCTGGGAACCGCAAGGCTGCCCATGTGGCAAGCGTGCCGACCGAGGAGGATACGCAGGCCTACAGAGCCGGCCCATGACTCAGACACCCACAGCTCACACCCCCGCGCAGGGGCAGGCGCGAGCGCACTTCACCGTCCCCGCCCAGCACCCCATGGTGACCGTGCTGGGGTCCGGCGACTCCCTTCTGCGCGTGATCGAGAAGGCCTTCCCGGCGGCCGACATACACGTCCGGGGCAATGAGATCAGCGCGGTCGGCGATGCCCGTGAAGTCGCCCTCATCCAGCGCCTGTTCGACGAGATGATGCTGGTGCTCCGCACGGGCCAGCCGATGACGGAGGACGCAGTGGAACGCTCGATCGCCATGCTCAGGGCGAGCGGGAACGGGGAGGGCGACGGCCAGGAGACTCCGGCCGAGGTGCTCACGCAGAACATCCTGTCCTCGCGAGGCCGCACCATCCGCCCCAAGACGCTCAACCAGAAGCGGTACGTCGACGCCATCGACAAGCACACCATCGTCTTCGGCATCGGCCCCGCCGGTACGGGCAAGACGTATCTCGCCATGGCGAAGGCCGTGCAGGCGCTCCAGTCCAAGCAGGTCAACCGGATCATCCTCACCCGCCCCGCGGTCGAGGCCGGCGAGCGGCTCGGATTCCTGCCGGGCACGCTGTACGAGAAGATCGACCCCTACCTGCGCCCGCTCTACGACGCGCTGCACGACATGCTCGACCCGGACTCGATCCCGCGGCTGATGGCGGCGGGGACCATCGAGGTCGCGCCGCTCGCCTACATGCGCGGCCGCACCCTCAATGACGCCTTCATCATCCTCGACGAGGCGCAGAACACCAGCGCCGAGCAGATGAAGATGTTCCTCACCCGCCTCGGCTTCGACTCGAAGATCGTGGTCACGGGTGACGTGACACAGGTCGACCTGCCGACCGGCACGAAGTCGGGTCTGCGCCAGGTCCAGGACATCCTGGAGGGCGTCGACGACGTCCACTTCTCGCGGCTCACGTCCCACGATGTCGTACGGCACAAGCTGGTCGGCCGTATCGTCGACGCGTACGAGAAGTACGACAGCGAGAACGGCACCGAGAACGGCTCCCACAAGGGCCGCGGCAGAGCCGGCCACAAGGGGAAGTAGAACAGCACGCCCATGTCGATCGACGTCAACAACGAGTCCGGAACCGAGGTCGACGAGCAGGCGATCCTCGACATCGCCCGCTACGCGCTCGCGCGGATGCGCATCCACCCGCTCTCCGAGCTCTCGGTGATCGTCGTGGACGCCGACGCCATGGAGCAGCTGCACATCCAGTGGATGGACCTGCCCGGCCCGACGGATGTCATGTCCTTCCCCATGGACGAGCTGCGCCCGCCGTCCAAGGACGACGACGAGCCGCCGCAGGGGCTGCTCGGTGACATCGTGCTCTGCCCGGAGGTCGCCGAGCGGCAGGGCAAGGAAGCTGCGACGCAGCACTCCATGGACGAGGAGCTCCAGCTCCTCACCGTCCATGGAGTGCTGCACCTGCTCGGCTACGACCACGAGGAAGCGGACGAGAAGGCAGAGATGTTCGGTCTGCAGGCCGCCATCGTGGACGGCTGGCGCGCGGAGAAGGGCATGACGGGCCCCTCCCCGGCCCCGACCGTTTCATGAGTCCGCAACTCGTCCTCGGCGCCGTCCTGCTGGTCGTCGTCGCCTGGCTCGCCGCCTGCGCGGAGGCGGGCCTCGCGCGCGTCTCCAGCTTCCGCGCCGAGGAAGCCGTACGCAGCGGCCGGCGCGGCAGCGCCAAGCTCGCCCGGGTCGCCGCAGACCCGACCCGCTATCTGAACGTGGCGCTGCTCGTGCGGGTGGCCTGCGAGATGGCCGCCGCCGCGCTTGTCACGTACGCCTGCCTGAAGGAGTTCGACCAGACCTGGCAGGCGCTGTCCGTCGCGATCGCGGTCATGGTCCTCGTCTCGTATGTCGCGGTCGGCGTCTCCCCGCGCACCATCGGCCGCCAGCACCCGCTGAACACGGCGACGGCGGCCGCCTACATCCTGCTGCCACTGGCGCGGGTGATGGGGCCGATCCCGCCCCTCCTCATCCTCATCGGCAACGCGCTCACGCCCGGCAAGGGCTTCCGGCGCGGCCCCTTCGCCTCCGAGGCCGAGCTGCGCGCGCTGGTCGACCTCGCCGAGAAGGAGTCGCTCATCGAGGACGAGGAGCGCCGCATGGTGCACTCGGTCTTCGAGCTGGGCGACACCCTCGTACGGGAAGTGATGGTGCCGAGGACCGACCTCGTCGTCATCGAGCGGTACAAGACCATCCGCCAGGCCCTCACCCTCGCCCTGCGCTCCGGCTTCTCGCGCATCCCCGTCACCGGGGAGAACGAGGACGACATCGTCGGGATCGTGTATCTGAAGGACCTGGCCCGCAAGACGCACATCAGCCGCGACGCCGAGTCCGAGCTGGTGTCGACGGCCATGCGGCCCGCCACCTTCGTGCCCGACACCAAGAACGCGGGCGATCTGCTGCGCGAGATGCAGCAGGAGCGCAACCACGTCGCCGTCGTCATCGACGAGTACGGCGGCACGGCCGGCATCGTCACCATCGAGGACATCCTGGAAGAGATCGTCGGCGAGATCACTGACGAGTACGACCGCGAGCTGCCGCCCGTCCAGGAGCTGGGCGACGACCGCTACCGGGTGACCGCCCGCCTCGACATCGGCGACCTCGGCGAGCTGTACGGCTTCGAGGCGTACGACGACGAGGACGTGGAGACCGTCGGCGGGCTGCTGGCCAAGGCGCTCGGCAGGGTTCCGATCGCCGGGGCCTCGTCGGTGGTCGAACTGCCCGACGGGCGCGAGCTGCGGCTGACCGCAGAGTCCGCGGCGGGGCGGCGGAACAAGATCGTCACGGTGCTCGTCGAGCCGGTCGGCCCGGTGGATCCGGAGCCGTCGGAGGACGAAAAACCGGAGTGACCTTCTGGGGACCAAAAACCGGAGTGAACCCGTGAACCCTTCCGAGGAGGAGAAGCCGGAGTGACCCCGCAGCAGCTGCGCGCGTTCTGTCTGTCCTTCAACGCGACCGTCGAGGACTTCCCCTTCAACCCGGAGACCTCGGTCTTCAAGGTGCTGGGCAAGCTCTTCGCGCTGAGCAATCTGGGCGCGCGCCCGCTCACGGTCAATCTGAAGTGCGACCCGGAGGACGCGGTCCGGCTGCGCGGCGAGTACCCGGGGCTGATCATCCCCGGCTATCACATGAACAAGCGGCACTGGAACACGGTGACCGTCGACGGCGAACTCCCGGACCGTATGGTCCGGGAGCTCATCGAGGATTCGTACGATCTCGTCGTCGCCGGTCTGCCGAAGGCCGAGCGCCTCCGCCTCGACCGCCCCTGAGGCCTCAGGCCTCGACCGTCCCCGAGCGGCGGCGGCCGAGTCCGACCGCGATCAGCACCGCCGCCGCCAGGACGATCGCCGTGTCCAGGGCGAGCACCGTGCGGACACCGGTCATCAGGTCGTCCGACGTCGTCGCGAGGACACCGAGCAGCGGGATGCCGATCGTGAGGCCGACCTGCTGGGTGGAGGTCACCAGGCCGGTGGCCAGGCCCTGTTCCTCGTTCGGCACGCCCGAGGTGACGGTCAGGCCGTACGAGATGATCGCGCCGAGGTGGCACATGCTGGCCAGGCCGACCGCGGCGGTGGCGAGCCAGACGGACCAGGTGTGCGTGTTCAGCAGCACCAGCGTCGCCACGAACAGGCCCTGACCGGCCAGCGAGCCGACCAGCGTACGGCGGGCGCCGAAGCGGCCGATGACCTTCGGGGCGTACATCCCGGCGAGCGCCGACAGGGCACCCTGGAAGCCGAAGATCAGGCCCGTCTCGAAGGCGGAGAGACCGAGCGTCTCCTGGAGGTACAGGGTCATCACGAAGACCACCGTCGACATCATCGAGAACGTGACCAGACCGCCCAGGTTGCCCCACGCCACCGTGCGGCGGCGCAGCATGGGGAGGCTGACGAGCGGGGAGTGGGCGCGGGACTCGACGTAGCCGAACGCGGCCAGCAGGAGCACGCCCGTGACGAGGGTCGCGATGACGTCGGCGCCGCCGAAGCCGCGGTCCGCCGCCGTCGACAGGGCGTAGATCAGGGCCAGCAGACCGCCGGTGACGGTGACCGCGCCGGGGATGTCCAGGCGGGGGCGCTCCGGGGTGCGGGACTCGGGCAGCAGGCCCGGCGCCAGCGGCAGCACGATCAGCGCGAAGACCGTCAGCAGGCCCATCGTCGAGCGCCAGCCCACTACGTCGGTGAGGACACCGCCCGCGACCATGCCGATCGTGAAGCCGAGCGACAGCAGCGTGCCGGCGATGCCCAGGGCGCGGTCGCGCGCCGGGCCCTCCGGGAAGGTCGTCGTCAGCAGCGACATGGCCGTCGGCACGATCGTCGCGGCGGCCAGGCCCTGCAACGCCCGCCCGGCCAGGAACGACGCCGGGTCCCAGGCGAAGGTCGCCAGCAGCGAGGCCGCACCGAAGAGGGCGAGACCCGCCAGGAACAGCTTGCGGCGGCCGTACAGGTCGCCGATGCGGCCGAAGAGCAGCAGGAAGCCGCCGGACGGCAGTGCGAAGGCCGTGACCGCCCACTGGAGCGCGGACGGGCTCATGCCCAGGTCCTTGCCGAGTACGGGCAGCGCCACGTTCAGGACGGAGAAGTCGAGCGCGACCATGAACTGTGCCGCGCAGAGGACGAAGAGGACGAGCTTGTCGCGGGTCGACAGCCGGGTGCCGAGCGGGGGTTGGGGGTTCGGGGAGTCCTGTACGGGGGGTGTGTGTACGGGGGGTGTGTGCGCGGAAGCGATGGTGCTTCCGGTGGTGGTTTCAGTGGTGGTTTCGGTCGTGTCGATCGCCATGGGCAAGAGCTTCCTGCGATCGGAACAACCGTGGGGAGCGGGAACTTATGCTGGTGGTCGCACCACCAGTCACCAACAGGGGGATTCGCACGTGACGGAGGACGCGCTCAGGACCAACCGGCGGCGGGAGCTGCGGGACTTCCTGATGAGCCGCCGGGCCAGGGTGTCACCGACGGAGGCCGGGCTGCCCGACGGCGGGGCCCGCCGCCGTACCCCCGGTCTGCGCCGCGAGGAGGTCGCGGTGCTCGCGGGTGTCGGCGCCTCCTGGTACCAGTGGCTGGAGCAGGGGCGGGACATCTCCGTCTCGCCGCAGGTGCTCGACGCGGTCGCCCGGGTGCTGCGGCTCAGCAACGCCGAGCGACGCCATCTGTATCTGCTCGCCGGGCTGAACCCGCCCGCGCCGGAGGTCGCGCCCGAGGTCCGGGACATGTGCGACGGGCTGCGGCGGCTGATCGACACCTGGATGCCGTATCCGGCGCACATCATGGACCCGTACTACAACTGCGTGATGTACAACGACGCCGCCGGGATGGTTCTCGGCATGCGGCCCGGCAACACGCAGAACTGCATCATCGACTTCTTCACCGACCCGCTCTACCGGGGCCGGTCCCGGACCTGGGAGGTGAACGCGCACACGGTCGTCGCCCAGTTCCGGGCGTCCTGCGCCGCCGCGCCCGACGACGAGGGGTACCACGAGGTGCTGGCCCAACTCCGGGAGGTCAGCGAGGAGTTCACCGAACTGTGGGAGCGGCGGGACATCCAGGACGCGGGCCAGATCCGCAAGGAGCTCGACCATCCGCTGGTCGGTCTGCTCGCCGTCGAGTCCACTGCCATGAAGGTGCCGGCGCGGCCCGATCTCACCATCGTGTTGCATACGCCGCTGCCGGAGGCGAACACGGCGGCGAAGCTGGAGTGGCTGGCTTCGCCCGAGGGGCGGCGGGGGTCGATGTATCCCGTTGCCGGGTGACCCCCTTTCGGCAGGGCCCAATCGGTAGACCCCTTCGGCGGGGGTGTGCGTCGACACTTCGTATGCTCAGGGCATGACCGACAGCAGCGCGCTTGACCCCGAGGACCGCAAGATCGTGACTTTGGCCCGTTCCGTGCGGGCTCGTAATGGTGTGCCCGAGGGGGCGGCCGTGCGGGACGAGACGGGACGTACGTATGTCGCCGGCACCGTGGCTTTGCCTTCGTTGCGGTTGAGTGCGCTGCAGACCGCGGTGGCTATGGCGGTGGCGTCCGGGGCGAAGTCGTTGGAGGCGGCGGCCGTTGTGTCCGAGGCGGAGGGGGCCTCGGAGGAGGATCGGGCGGCTGTGCGGGACCTTGGCGGGGCCGGGACGCCGGTGCTGGTGGCTGGGCCTGATGGGGCCGTACGGGTCGTCGTCAGCGCGGGCTGAGTGGGTTTTCGCCCCCGCCGCCCCTACCCGTCCCATCCCCAGGGGCTCCGCCCCTTCGACCCCGCCCGGCTTGTTCGTCGGCTGCGGGCCGGTGGGGGCTTGTCGCGCAGTTCCCCGCGCCCCTGAAGGCTCGGGGCTGCGCCCCATCGCCCCCCCCGGGCCCGTAGCCCGTAGCCAAACGAAACAACCGCAACCCACCCGCACCTAAGGGGCGCGGGGAACTGCGCAATCTTTTAGGGGCGCGGGGAACCGCGCGGCCAGCCCCCACCGGCCCGCAGCCAAAGAACAAACCCACGCACCCACCCCCACCCACCCGCGGAGCGGTCAGCGGGGTGGGTCCTCGCCCACGAGGCCGTCCACCGACTCTCTGATGAGGTCCGCGTGGCCCACGTGTCGGGCGTACTCCTCGATGAGGTCGATGAGGATGCGGCGGAGGCTGGGGGCGCGTCCGTCGGGCCAGCGGCGGTCGGCGAGGCGGTCGAGGCCGCCGTCGGACAGGGCCTGGGCGACCAGGGTGCGGGAACGGGCCACCGTGTCCTGCCACAGGGTGTAGAGCTGGTCGGGGGTGTCCTCGGCGGCCGAGTGCCAGGTCCAGTCGGGGTCGGTGTCCCAGTCCGCCGTGTCGAAGGGGGGACTGGGCCGGCGGTCGAACAGACGGCCCGAGAAGTAGTCGTCCTCGACATGGGCCAGATGCTTGAGCAGTCCGCCCAGGGTGATCGAGGAGACGCCCACCGTCGCGCTCAGGCCGGCCGCGTCCAGACCCCCGCACTTCCATGCGAGGGTCGCGCGCTGTCGTTCCAGGGAGCCCAGCAGGGTTGCGGTCTCGTCACCCGCGACGGGGGGCTCCGGATGCACGTGCTCGTCCACGTAGGTCATGGGCCGGGAGTGTAGGCGGGACCACTGACAACGCGGAGGAGACGGATGCGGATGCGGATACGGCTCAGAAGCCCAGCTTGCGCAGCTGTCGGGGGTCCCGCTGCCAGTCCTTGGCGACCTTCACGTGCAGGTCGAGGAAGACCGGAGTGCCCAGCAGCGCCTCGATCTGCTTGCGGGACTTGATGCCGACCTCCTTCAGGCGCTTGCCCTTGGGGCCGATGATGATGCCCTTCTGGCTGGGGCGCTCGATGTAGACGAAGGCGTGGATGTCGAGGAGGGGCTTGTCGGCGGGGCGGTCCTCGCGGGGCAGCATTTCCTCGACGACGACGGCGATGGAGTGCGGGAGCTCGTCCCGTACGCCTTCCAGGGCCGCCTCGCGGATCAGCTCCGCGATCATGACCTGCTCGGGCTCGTCCGTGAGGTCGCCCTCGGGGTAGAGGGCCGGGCCCTCCGGGAGGAGGGGGACGAGCAGGTCGGCCAGCAGGTCCACCTGCTTGTCGCCGACCGCCGAGACGGGGACGATCTCGGCCCACTCGAAGCCCAGCTCCTTGCCGAGCTGGTCGATCGCGATGAGCTGCTCGGCGAGCGTCTTGCTGTCGACGAGGTCGGTCTTGGTGACGATCGCGACCTTCGGCGTCTTCTTGATGGACGCCAGTTCCTTCGCGATGAACCGGTCGCCGGGGCCGAGCTTCTCGTTCGCGGGCAGGCAGAAGCCGATGACGTCGACCTCGGCCCACGTCGTGCGGACCACGTCGTTCAGGCGCTGGCCGAGCAGCGTGCGCGGCTTGTGCAGGCCGGGGGTGTCCACCAGGATCAGCTGCGCGTCGGGCCGGTGCACGATGCCGCGTACCGTGTGCCGCGTCGTCTGCGGCTGGTCCGCGGTGATCGCCACCTTCTGGCCGACCAGAGCATTCGTAAGGGTGGACTTGCCCGCGTTGGGGCGGCCCACGAAGCAGGCGAAGCCGGCGCGGTGGGGGGCCTCGGACGGCTCGGATGACGGGGTACGAACGCTCATGGCGCCCATTGTCCCTGATCCACAAGCCCCCGCCGCACGCCGAGCGCCCCTGGACGCTCCCGCGGGGCCCGGTGAGCTTCCGGAAACCCCCGCGCAACACGAAACACGCCGGAAACGCGTATGTGCACAACCGGAAACGCGGGACCGTGACGCTCTGACGACGCCCCCACCCCGTTGGAGAGACCGTGACCCTGGCCGCCGCCCAGATCGACACCGGCGACACCGCCTGGATGCTCGCCGCCACCGCGCTCGTCCTCCTGATGACGCCGGGCCTCGCCCTGTTCTACGGCGGCATGGTCCGCACGAAGAGCGTCCTCAACATGCTGATGATGAGCTTCGTGTCGATCGCCCTGGTCACGGTGGTGTGGCTGGCCGCCGGATACTCGCTCGCGTTCGGCGACGACGCCTTCGGCGGGCTCATCGGGGGGCTGGATCACGCCGGAATGGCCGGTCTCGGGCCGGACAGCGTCCAGGGAACCGTCCCCACCCTCCTCTTCGCCACCTTCCAGCTGACCTTCGCGATCATCACCGCCGCGCTGATCAGCGGTGCGATCGCGGACCGCGCGAAGTTCGGCGCGTGGATGGTCTTCGTGCCGGTATGGGCGCTGCTCGTATACGTTCCCGTCACCCACTGGGTGTGGGGCCCCGGCGGCTGGATCCTGGACAAGCTGGGCGCACTGGACTTCGCGGGCGGTCTTCCGGTCGAAATCACCTCAGGCGCCTCCGGACTCGCCCTCTGCCTGGTCCTCGGCCCGCGCCTCGGTTTCAAGAAGGACGCGATGCGGCCGCACAACCTGCCGATGGTGATGCTGGGCGCCGGTCTGCTGTGGTTCGGCTGGTTCGGCTTCAACGCGGGATCCGCGCTGGG containing:
- a CDS encoding PhoH family protein; translation: MTQTPTAHTPAQGQARAHFTVPAQHPMVTVLGSGDSLLRVIEKAFPAADIHVRGNEISAVGDAREVALIQRLFDEMMLVLRTGQPMTEDAVERSIAMLRASGNGEGDGQETPAEVLTQNILSSRGRTIRPKTLNQKRYVDAIDKHTIVFGIGPAGTGKTYLAMAKAVQALQSKQVNRIILTRPAVEAGERLGFLPGTLYEKIDPYLRPLYDALHDMLDPDSIPRLMAAGTIEVAPLAYMRGRTLNDAFIILDEAQNTSAEQMKMFLTRLGFDSKIVVTGDVTQVDLPTGTKSGLRQVQDILEGVDDVHFSRLTSHDVVRHKLVGRIVDAYEKYDSENGTENGSHKGRGRAGHKGK
- the ybeY gene encoding rRNA maturation RNase YbeY; this encodes MSIDVNNESGTEVDEQAILDIARYALARMRIHPLSELSVIVVDADAMEQLHIQWMDLPGPTDVMSFPMDELRPPSKDDDEPPQGLLGDIVLCPEVAERQGKEAATQHSMDEELQLLTVHGVLHLLGYDHEEADEKAEMFGLQAAIVDGWRAEKGMTGPSPAPTVS
- a CDS encoding hemolysin family protein: MSPQLVLGAVLLVVVAWLAACAEAGLARVSSFRAEEAVRSGRRGSAKLARVAADPTRYLNVALLVRVACEMAAAALVTYACLKEFDQTWQALSVAIAVMVLVSYVAVGVSPRTIGRQHPLNTATAAAYILLPLARVMGPIPPLLILIGNALTPGKGFRRGPFASEAELRALVDLAEKESLIEDEERRMVHSVFELGDTLVREVMVPRTDLVVIERYKTIRQALTLALRSGFSRIPVTGENEDDIVGIVYLKDLARKTHISRDAESELVSTAMRPATFVPDTKNAGDLLREMQQERNHVAVVIDEYGGTAGIVTIEDILEEIVGEITDEYDRELPPVQELGDDRYRVTARLDIGDLGELYGFEAYDDEDVETVGGLLAKALGRVPIAGASSVVELPDGRELRLTAESAAGRRNKIVTVLVEPVGPVDPEPSEDEKPE
- a CDS encoding MmcQ/YjbR family DNA-binding protein yields the protein MTPQQLRAFCLSFNATVEDFPFNPETSVFKVLGKLFALSNLGARPLTVNLKCDPEDAVRLRGEYPGLIIPGYHMNKRHWNTVTVDGELPDRMVRELIEDSYDLVVAGLPKAERLRLDRP
- a CDS encoding MFS transporter, which translates into the protein MAIDTTETTTETTTGSTIASAHTPPVHTPPVQDSPNPQPPLGTRLSTRDKLVLFVLCAAQFMVALDFSVLNVALPVLGKDLGMSPSALQWAVTAFALPSGGFLLLFGRIGDLYGRRKLFLAGLALFGAASLLATFAWDPASFLAGRALQGLAAATIVPTAMSLLTTTFPEGPARDRALGIAGTLLSLGFTIGMVAGGVLTDVVGWRSTMGLLTVFALIVLPLAPGLLPESRTPERPRLDIPGAVTVTGGLLALIYALSTAADRGFGGADVIATLVTGVLLLAAFGYVESRAHSPLVSLPMLRRRTVAWGNLGGLVTFSMMSTVVFVMTLYLQETLGLSAFETGLIFGFQGALSALAGMYAPKVIGRFGARRTLVGSLAGQGLFVATLVLLNTHTWSVWLATAAVGLASMCHLGAIISYGLTVTSGVPNEEQGLATGLVTSTQQVGLTIGIPLLGVLATTSDDLMTGVRTVLALDTAIVLAAAVLIAVGLGRRRSGTVEA
- a CDS encoding helix-turn-helix transcriptional regulator; protein product: MSRRARVSPTEAGLPDGGARRRTPGLRREEVAVLAGVGASWYQWLEQGRDISVSPQVLDAVARVLRLSNAERRHLYLLAGLNPPAPEVAPEVRDMCDGLRRLIDTWMPYPAHIMDPYYNCVMYNDAAGMVLGMRPGNTQNCIIDFFTDPLYRGRSRTWEVNAHTVVAQFRASCAAAPDDEGYHEVLAQLREVSEEFTELWERRDIQDAGQIRKELDHPLVGLLAVESTAMKVPARPDLTIVLHTPLPEANTAAKLEWLASPEGRRGSMYPVAG
- a CDS encoding cytidine deaminase, with the translated sequence MTDSSALDPEDRKIVTLARSVRARNGVPEGAAVRDETGRTYVAGTVALPSLRLSALQTAVAMAVASGAKSLEAAAVVSEAEGASEEDRAAVRDLGGAGTPVLVAGPDGAVRVVVSAG
- a CDS encoding DinB family protein, giving the protein MTYVDEHVHPEPPVAGDETATLLGSLERQRATLAWKCGGLDAAGLSATVGVSSITLGGLLKHLAHVEDDYFSGRLFDRRPSPPFDTADWDTDPDWTWHSAAEDTPDQLYTLWQDTVARSRTLVAQALSDGGLDRLADRRWPDGRAPSLRRILIDLIEEYARHVGHADLIRESVDGLVGEDPPR
- the era gene encoding GTPase Era; protein product: MGAMSVRTPSSEPSEAPHRAGFACFVGRPNAGKSTLTNALVGQKVAITADQPQTTRHTVRGIVHRPDAQLILVDTPGLHKPRTLLGQRLNDVVRTTWAEVDVIGFCLPANEKLGPGDRFIAKELASIKKTPKVAIVTKTDLVDSKTLAEQLIAIDQLGKELGFEWAEIVPVSAVGDKQVDLLADLLVPLLPEGPALYPEGDLTDEPEQVMIAELIREAALEGVRDELPHSIAVVVEEMLPREDRPADKPLLDIHAFVYIERPSQKGIIIGPKGKRLKEVGIKSRKQIEALLGTPVFLDLHVKVAKDWQRDPRQLRKLGF
- a CDS encoding ammonium transporter, producing MTLAAAQIDTGDTAWMLAATALVLLMTPGLALFYGGMVRTKSVLNMLMMSFVSIALVTVVWLAAGYSLAFGDDAFGGLIGGLDHAGMAGLGPDSVQGTVPTLLFATFQLTFAIITAALISGAIADRAKFGAWMVFVPVWALLVYVPVTHWVWGPGGWILDKLGALDFAGGLPVEITSGASGLALCLVLGPRLGFKKDAMRPHNLPMVMLGAGLLWFGWFGFNAGSALGANGLAAAAFLNTLAAGCTGLLGWLFVEQKRDGHPTTLGAASGAVAGLVAITPSCGSVSLVGALVVGLAAGVVCSYAVSWKFKLNYDDSLDVVGVHLVGGIIGTLLIGVFATETMTGGAEGLLYGGGLGQLGKQVVAVVAVGAYAFAVTYGIGKLLDKVMGFRASEDEEYTGLDLTVHAESAYDHGVLGHGAPVSSSVSTTQKVKTQA